The Branchiostoma floridae strain S238N-H82 chromosome 3, Bfl_VNyyK, whole genome shotgun sequence genomic sequence CCAGGAGGAGGCAGCCGTCGAGCGAATCCAACACCTCCTCCATCGAGAACAGAACCCCACCCATAGAGACTCCGCAGTCTCCAGACTCCATCACTCTGACTAATCCAGAGAGAGACTTCCTTCAGTCTGCAGTTAGCCACGTTTCATCTGTCAAGGACCTTGATGCGGCCTCAGGAAGCATGCAGAAGGCCGCAACCAGCAACCTAGTTGAGCAACCAGAGATTCCGCTTGTAAGGAAATCTCCCAACGCAGTTGTCACAACGAAAGATGAACAGAGCATACAGCAACAAGTCCTTGATGAAACCATTAAAAGTAGTAATGAAGCAAGGAAGATGGGTATGAAACCCTCAACTCAGGCTTGCCTACCCAGGAAGAGGCCGGTACGTGGAATATTTGCTCACCTGAAAAACAAGGGACCTTCTCATAGCAAAACATCCAGTCTTCATTTGGACACTGACTTGGAAACAGTTGACCTGGCAACTACTCAAAGACCCAGAGGATCAGGGATTCCCTTTGGTTCTGCCTTGAAGATAACAGTTAAGAACCAAAACGTTCTCAAGCAAAAGAATACAGAGTGCGATACAGAAGAAAAAAGGATAAAAAAGTTGAAAACTGATGACAGTCATCGTCATGGAGGTGAAGACACCCAGATGCTTAAACCGTCTCCCACAAAGCAGGCAGGAGACAACTATGATAACGTCATGATGGAACTTGATAGTGATACTAATGAACCCAGGGAACAGAAACAAGAAGAGAGagacagaatggacaaatgTGAAGATGTACAACAACAGAATGGAGTGGGCACAACTGAAGAGGTAAAAAATAAGGGGGACTCATCTAAACAGAGCAAAGAAGAGACTGGGGAGAAGGACTCAGCCACGAAGGCAGATGGTcaagatagaaagaaaacagaCACTGAGCGAGCAGGCACTCTCATAGTACCGACCCACCATCGCTACAACAGGGGAGACTCCTTCTACAGAGCAAACTTGATCCGCAATCCATGGCTGGATGACAACGATGAGCTCATGCAGTACAGGCATGTTGTACCAAAGGGAGCTACCAATATAAGCCCTCCAAGAAAGGGTGGCGGGAGAGAAAATGGAGGCAAGAAGGAAGATGACAACAACCAACAGGAGAAGATTCAGCACCCAGGACAGCATCAGCAAAAAGGAGAGTTGGAAATACATCATGGTCGTGGACATTTCCCTCCGTCTGGTAAACACAAAGCTGCTACAGGCTCAAGTGAATGTAATATGAAAGAAACATTTAGTGGCAGTAGTAAAGTCCTTCAGcaagaagatgtaaaagacaCTCAAAAAAAGGAGGCCGAAGATGTTACGAATGGTGTAGAAGAAAAGAACGAAAGCCAGATGGAGCCAGATGGTCAACAGAAAGGTGCCAGATCCAGCGGCTCATCAAGAACATTCAGCAGATCAAGGAGCAAATCTAAAAGTCTTTCTGTGAGCAGGACACGCAGCAGGTCAAGAAGCCAGTCTAGGGGCAGGAATAGAACAAGGAGCAGGTATCGACGGAATCGTAGTATCAAGTCAAGGAGCAGGTCACCCAGGAGATCACCCAGGAGATCACCTAGGAGGACGAGGAGTCGGTCTAAAAGCAGGTTAAGAGACCGGTCGAGAAGCAAGTCCAGTGATTCAGCTCAAGATACAAAGTCAGATGTCAAAGCTATCCCAAGAGCAAGGAGGTCGGGCATCTCTGTCCCTGGCAAGAATGTCTTCTCTGGGTCCCGCATGAAGATCAACAGTCCGTACAGAAGGAGGAGGCCAGAGCGGAGAAAGAGGAGCTCGAGTAGCAGCAGCAGTGACAGTGGTGAGCGGCCAAGACAATCCCACAGGGGCCGTTATAATCAGGTGGACAGGCAGCGGAGTTCACACGTCAGGAGGAACAAGGCCAAGAGGAGTTGTCGCAGTTCTGACAGGAGATCAAGCCGAGATGAAGATTCCTCAGCTAGCAGTCCGGAGAGGAGATCCTCCAAGAGGCAAAGAGGGTCGAGGAGTAATCGATCTAGTGACAGTAATAGTAATGACTGGCGGGATGTCACTAAAAGTGATGGTCCTCAAGAGGAGCAAGGCAGTGAGAAGAAGCATAATACTGAAGGTAaaggaaaatcaagaaaagcaACAAACCCAAGCAATCTGGTGAAGAAGCATTTGAAGAAAGAAGTTGGAGATTCAAACCATTGCAGTGAGGAGAAGAAGCAGATGTCCAAAGAAAGGGTAGACCTTGTGAAGAGGGTACTCTTTCTCACAACAGGAAAAGTGGTAAAGTTCAACCAAACAGACAGGTTGCATATGCATCTGTTCCACCTCAGCTTAGAAGGCCTTCAGCAGGAGGCCAGGAGACTTGCCATTAACAAGGGACTTGGTGAAGACTGGTTGAGAGAGGAATTCCAGCCTGGGCTTGATGAAGGAGGATCTCCTAGCCAAGATCTCATTGCTAAACACACCTCTACAATGACCCGAGAAGCCTTGATCTTTGAGATCCGTCAACTCACAAAGGAATTGAACTTGAACACACAGAGTTATTCTTCCATCATTTTTAGGAAAATGAACAGAAAGGAGCTAATCGCTAGCCTCGAAGAGGTGAGGACCTTAAAACGGGAAATCTTGGCAATATCTTCGCCTCAGAGCACGACTAAAGCGAGTGGAATGTTGACAGTGAGGAAAGAAGCGACCAAAATGTCAACAGACAGTACCGGCTTTGATGACAATTCTGGAAGATCTTTGCCTCAGAGACAGGGCGATGCCCTTGTTAAGGTCATTAAGGACTCTGTCGGAGTGCCCTTTAATACTGACATAGGAGAGGAGACACAGAAGCAACTGATGATAAAGACGACGGATGATCTACACGCAGAAGCTACTGTGAATGTGCCACAAGAGTCCCAGACTGACCCTAGGTCCAAGTATCAGCTTGATGTCCGTATGGTTGGGATGCAGAAAAGCAATGCAAGAAGCGAAAACAGAAGTGAAGTTTGGAAGACGGAAACACCAGTAGATATGACAATGACAAGAAGTTTGGAGGACAGAAGATCAGGATCTATGCAGGGCAGAGAGGTCCATGTGGAGGCAGTGGTAGCCAAGGAAACAAGCCTACAGGCACTCACTGGTAAGCTGTTCTCCATGATTTGCTTTTCTTGAAACTGAACAAAtatgattgtatggatgacatcctctgaagatCCCAAGTCTTTTGGTAGTTTGTGAAAAAGAATCATGCTCATATTTGGAATGCAAGGTCTAGAAGTTTGGACCATTTGTCCAAAGGTCTCTGagaaatttcttttgtttagaACGGGAAACCATTTTTTCAGCAGAAATGTTATCCATGAAATCAAGTGTGTGCAGTACCATACTTTTGCAGTTAAATGTTTGTCCTAGTTTGttatgttgtgtttctttgttttcatgtatttttatcTTGCTACCTAACGACATGCAATCAAGAATGCTAAAAAGCATCATTATATATATTGTAGAATTTCATAATATGCCTAACAAAGCTTCAGAGATTTAAGATCATATGAAGGTAGTTTAATGTAACAAACTAACTCTAATTTACACACAGGATAGTGATAAAACCATTGGCTCAATGGTAGAAAGAGTATTTCAACACTATCCTATTAAGGCTTGTCAAGTCAACTACAaaccacaaaatagaaatacaaaataaatcgtAAAATTCTACTTACCACTGTGAATCTCTAATCTTGATACAATCAGGTAGGGATAAGTGTCTACTCACAAAGCaatctttatttatttttctatttttgcaTAGTGATAGCTGTTAAATTTAAGATACATGTGAAGTCAAATCTTCTTGTAGTATCTAGTCTCTTGTAATCCGAAGTATATAAGTAGAGAAAGGTTAATAACTACATCATATCTTGCGTGCTAATTGCTGATGTCTTCAGTCTCAAACAGTTTACAAAAAACAAGCTTTTTGATACACAGTGCCCCTCTCAGAGTCAGACCAACCAGTACCTCAGCCGAATGATGCAGAAATCCAGGTCGATGCAACTGCGGACAGTTGTGGTGTTGCTATGGAAACAGAGGAGGGGGATACAGAGATTAAAACACATTCTTCTGAAGACATGAAAACGCTTGGCAGCTTAGTTGAGTACACAACAGACTCAAGTGAAGAAAGTGTTTGTCAGGAGGCGGATATGTCTGTGTCTAACTTGCTGGAAATAAAACCGGACATAATGTCAGTAAGTAAAGAAAGTTTTGGTCAAGTAGttgaacaagaagaagaagtaaaaTGCAAGCAAGTTACTGAAATGGAAGAAGAATCAGACTGCTTATTAGTTTTGGAACAAGAAATTGAAGTTGAAACAGTATGTCAAAGTGAAAACTTTCTGCAGGAAGATAATGGAGtagaaacaaaatcaagaagTGAAGAAATTTTGAAGCAAGAAGTTGAAACAGAGTCCAAAAGTGAAGAAATTTTGAGgcaagaaattgaaagaaatttgaaaaGTGAAGACATGTTGAACCAAGCAGATGAAATAAAGTCCAAAAAGGAAGAAGCATTGGAACAAGCAGATGAAAAAGAATCCAAAGGCAAAGAAAGTTTTTATCCAGAAGTTGAAACAGAATCCAAAGGGGAAGATTTTATCCAAGAAACCAAAATTGATTCAAAATGTGAAGAGATTTTGAAGAACAAAATTGAACCAGAGAGAGAATCAACATGTGAAACTGTTTTGGAGCAAGGAATCGTAGCAGAGTCAGaatccaaaaatgaaaacattttacataaaaaaatcaaagaagagACAGAATCCAAAAGCAAAGAAAGTTTGAAGCAAGAGGTTAAAGAAGAATGTAGCAGTGAAAAACCTTTAATGGAAGAAGTGAAAACAGAAGTGAAAAGTAAAGAAACTTTGGAAGAAGAATGTCAAGTTGAAGTAAAACAGAAAACAGGAGTTTGGTCCAAAAAGAGGTCAAAGTCAGTTGTCCTAAACAGAGAGACCAAAGACGCTCTCATTGAGGAAAACAAAGACTGGGTGGACAGGGTCCTGGAGCAGGCAACACGGCCACCAGGGAAGGCACTGggaaacaaaatagacaaagaTGCTCTTTTGAAAAAGAACAAGGAATGGGTGGACAGGGTGTTGGAAAAGGCCAGGAGACCTCCAGTGAGAAACAGTGACTGTCATACTCATAGAAAGGACAAGGACATGATGTCAGAGCGAAGTAGGGATAAGTTGAGAAGGGACTCAAATAAAGCTGACACGTCAGCAAGGAGAGAAACATCGCACTTGTACCGGCAGCCATCTTCCAGAGCAAGGTGTGATGTCAGTGGGAAAAAACAAGGTAAGAGGGCAACCAGAGTTTTGATTTTAATTAGAAAAGATGATGATATagtttcatgcaaacatttTATATAATCTGATAAAAATGTAGCTTAAGTTAAAACTAAAGAAGAATTTAGGTTACTTCTGTTAACTCGCAAGTTTCAAACCTGTGGTCATGCtgttttaacaaagaaaaggaGGAGGGTGTGTCTGTGACTTGTGAGGTTGGTTTGGGACTGTAACTGTAGGACATGTTGCTTTCCCATCTGTCCAGCTTGCTTGCTTTTTCTGTCAATTTTCAGCTTCCATTTTTACCCTTTCAGACTTTAACTATGAGGTACACAAGGGATGCTACGACTCCCAAACATACAAGAAGTCGAAAAAATATGACTACAACTCGCAAAAATACGACTACCCCTCTTTGACTTGGGTTGACATCCAGAAAGTGGAGCGAAGAAGTTGTGATGATAGTAGCATTGAAGATGGGGAAATCATAGATACAAGCGATGCAGACAGTGAAGCAAGTTATGACTCAGAGATGCCAGGAAGGGGAGCACAGTGTAGCAAACGCAAAGGCCACGTTGAGGAAGTAATTGTGGACTTTAAAGCGCAGGGCACAGTCCAACAACAAAGACCATGGACTCCAGCCTACTACGTTAAGCATGTCATTGCGAGCTTGCTCTCAGCAGACAGTGAAGAAGAAGTAGAGGAATATCTGACAAAAGTGGAGGTTGCTAGGAAGATGGCCTCCCCTTCACAGTGGGAGGAGCTGGAACTGGCTCTGACCTGGTATGAGCACATCCACCAAGGAAGTAGCAAATAAAGTACAGGAGTGCTTGTTTTTACTACATTACAGGGACATGGGTAGAAAACAAGCTTGAATGATGTAAATTGTACTTAAACTAAGTTTTGAATTGTAAAGATTTTGCAAGTTGAGTAGAGTATTTTGAGGGATGGAAGCAACATTGATTTAACTGGACTGCCCAAATtgaataagattttatttatacAATCGTTGTGTTTCATAATGTATAGCAACCTTAATGTTTAGAGATGAAGAGACAAAATTTTGTCAATTGTGATAGAGGAGCAGCAGGTTTTTACACATTTCAAGCCATGGTCTCATGATTATGATAGTCTTTTTTAATTAGTCCAGATACAATGGGCTTGCCAACCTGTCCACAAGAACAAATTCCAACACAGATTGTGAATCTAAGTGTTTAGAAACACTGTGCATTTGCTGGGACACATGAAGTAACAGGTTTATGTAGATGATGCAGACTCTATAACACATCCTGTAAACAACATGGAAGAGACATTCCATAGAGCTAGGTTCTCAGAGACATATCAACAAATACAGACTGTCTAAACTGTCTATTGTTAATGTTGAGTAACACAggtggacaagtccactagccctattgtcccgggcaagtgaaagtgcctatcgggcaagtgcatgccCTACCGGGCAAGTAAGATCATGTTTTTATATACTTGTAAATTTTTACTGTTATAGCATCAAACATTGGTCAACATAGATGAATAGATTGAagcaatgataaaagaattccattgctggaagtgaaaagtcccagaaaaaaattaatttaaaTTTTCGGGCAAGTAAAAAGTTGGGTCGGGCAAGTGAAGTGAagttttttatgtgcttgcctgataggacaagtgaatttgagaaaacttgtccaaccctggtaaCAGTAATCTCAAGGGTAACCTCCCATTTGACCATTGTCCACTTATTAACCCCACATGCAAGAGAACTTGGGTATGTACATGGCAACAGGAGGCTGAATAATGTTGCTGTTGTGGCCCCTGGAGTGCCAGGTGGCACAACACAAGTTTCCTggttgtttctgtagcagggaaTGAATGTCTACAAGGAGGGGTTGCCTGCCCTGCCCCTTAAAACCTGCTTGGGGCATCTCCTTGAACACTAGACCTCCAATTTGCATCCCTTATGGAAGATGTTGCAGCCCCTCACCAAGATATCCTGGCCCAGTGACTATATCCAGGATCTTCCAGTTACCAACTGAGTGGAACTGAAAGCTCAACTGTGAgagctgctaccagttgagccacatgGACATCCCAAGGCTGAAAGtgctacacacaaaaaaaccaCCAGTTGCCCACTCGCACGAATGATGACAGTCAGACGAATGCAGTTGGTCATCATGCAGAAGATGGAAAGAGGCTACACCAGATGTAAAAGCCGTCGCAGCTGCTGGAACGTACAAGGTCGTGTGCACATGTAGATGACATGTCCAGCGGACAATCCACCCACTTTTCAGACTAGAAACCCAACCTCACCATATTCCTGTCCATTCTGACTCTGGCACTTAGTAGACTAGTGCAGTCTTGCCATGGCTCTGCAATCTTGAGCTGGGTGAAGGTTTTAGATGGGTTAAGGTAACAAATAGCAGCTTTTGAATCCCACTTGTTGTGGGTATAAGCCTGAGCTCTATCAAAGAGCATAGCTAGGAATAGTGGAAGGCATTTGTTAGCCATCATTGTGGCAAAATGTCATCAATAGCATAAATTAAAGAAACATAATTATAACCATTTAACCAGCAGCTGAGCATTGTAACAAACTTCTAACAGTTCCCCCCACTAGCAGCATCCATACTAACCCAACATGTCACTAACACTCTCTTTTGCTTCCATTGTGTTGTTGACTAACCGCAACTAATGTTTTGCAGCCAATGTCTGGTGATAGCATCTGGCTTGTTCTGACAAACCATTCACAATTAACTATCTAGAAGACTGGAAAAAGCTGAGAATGTATGCTAGCAATGTTAATTGCCTTCTGCACGGCTGGTATGTAGTGTGTTGTCATGTGCACATTTATGTCAGTTGACATTTTAGTTGTGGCTGTAAAGATACAATGTGTTTTTACAGATGCAATGCCTGTTAAACAAGCATGGAGCGCCCCTCAACCCATCTCACCAACTCCAGGAAACCTGGCCCTGCAATGCAGTGACATTCCACAAGGTGGCATCAGCCAAGCAAGTTGTTCTACTGGTTAGTGCCTTCATAGCCTGTTTTTGCCAGTATCATAAATATCTTGaatttacaaaatttgaatGTAAGATTTTGTCAACAATTTGTCTGAAAAGTGgactgaggtacatgtacaaatgtatagacTGTCAGTGTTTTTGGCGTTGCTGCCAAATGTTGATTATTTATTGTCTCTTTTTTCCTGTGTGTTTTGCACGTAtggtgtgcatgtacatgtagtttggaaaAAGGCTTATATTGTGAATTTCATGTTCTTTCCTTTCACTCATTGCTGCTTGCCCTTTGGAAAGGTTATCAACACAAAACTTGGTAAGGTCCCCATATTTATTGTTGTCAAGAGCGTCTGTCATCCTTGACTCCTTTTGATTCAAGGGAAATCTACTTTTAAATGTTCTAACGGGGTAGTTAGGAAAAGTATTGAAAAAATGGTTGAATGCACGGCTGTACAGTCCTAAACTTTGGCACaatttggggaaaaaatggaACTAAGATAAATGCAAATACAAAGCAGAGAAAACCATGATATTCTAACAGCTGCAATTGTTTCGATTTTTCTTTTATGCCCAAGGCAGAAATGTTTCCTGTGTAATGCAACCACCACACCCCAGAGGATTCCATAGAgaatatactttttttaatgatCAGCTCAATAGATTCACTACTTGCCAAAATTAaagaacaaatgactgaaatgAATATTTTAATATTATCTATATATATTAAATGCCATTAAAGCTGTGTATGTAAAGAAATTCCTGTAAATTATGCATGTAGCCATGCCAACTGTCTTGTTAGTAAtaagttttcatttttgtactaGGGTTTACACATTTGATTCtgaatttttgaatttttttttttcatttttaactGCAACATTATCACAATTCTGGTCATCGATTTAGGATTGTAGTGCTGTTCATTagtgttttgctttgtttaggtacaggtacatttgtatacaaatgtaggtacacCTACACAGCTGAAAtttaaagttttctttcttgtgttaACCCTTAGGAGTAGGTAATGAAGCCCTGAAGAAGGCCCCAGCGATGGCGAGCCACAGAGAAAAGTGCTTGGACTGCAGCGCACAACCAGAACAAACTCCAGTCAAGATGGCAGAGCAACAGCAGGGCAAAACTCCCAGTTCCAGCATAACTGCCACTTCTGTTGGTGAAGACTGGGTCCCTGCAGATCCAAGGTTAAGGTCAATGGTTCAACAGGAGGTCGGTGAGGTCACAGGGTCAGGTCAAGGGGGTGGCGACGGAGATATTTCTTGTGAAAGTGCTGTGGGAAGTGCTCCATGCGTGCGAAGGAATCTGTTGGAGAATGAATTAAGCGACGCAGTTGTTGGTCCAGGCAAAGATGGTGGTGCCATTTTCTCCCCCTGCGACACTACGTCTGGAAGTGGTGAGAACAGCCCAGAGGAGCGACAACTGATGGTGCCCAGGGGGGATGGTGGTTTCCCAGGCGATGTGCTTATCCCCACTCACGAGGGATTGGGTCCAGTCTCACCCGAGGGATCAGACAGAGAGCTGTACCAAGAGAAGGACTCGGCCCTCAAAACAAAGGGGCAGCCGGAGAAGAGCAGTGTTAGAAATGGCAACAGTCAGATCTCGCCACCAGTGCGGAATGCCAGTGTAGTAGACTATGGACAAAGTATGCAGGACAAAGTGCCCTTGTTTCTGAGAGACAAGGTTGGTCTAAACCCTCGTTGTTACCCAGTGGAGCAGCCGGAATGGGGGCAGAAGCTTCCGACTCACGACCAGGACAGAGGACACAGATACGGTCCACCCCCAGTCAGGAGTCAGGTCAGGCCGGGACAGGACTCTAGCCTAAAGGCTCATGTATTCCCTCGACCCAGAGGGCATCAGCATAGTGTATCAGGCCCGGTCCAGTTCCGAAAGCCTGGACCACCACACGTCCATCCATCGCCACGCATGCCTTACGGTTTCCAGCAGCGCTCCACTCCTCCGACCAGATTACCACCTCCCCAGTACCCTCTCCAGCAAACCTGTCCTTCCCAACCTCCCCAGTCCTCTCCTCCCACCAGACAACCACCTCCCCACTACCCTTCCCAGCAAATCTCCCCTTCTGGGCCCCCTCACCCCTCCCCACCTCGCAGATTACCACCTCCCCACTACCCTCCCCAACAGACGTCCCCCTCCAGACCTCCCCACCCCTCTCCCCCTCGCAGACTACCGCCCCACCAGCAGACCTCCCCTTCCCGACACCCCCCTTCTCCCTGCCGCCCCTCACCATTGTCACCCAGACGTGGCTGCAGCCAGACCCCACCCAGGCCGCCAATGTCTAACCTCCTGCCCAGACCTCACCGTGGCCCTCCCCAACACTTTTCAGCTGGCGGCTTTGCCTCGACACGTCAGCACGACAAAGATGCAGaagtgaacaacaacaactacgCAGATGACTTTCAATACGAGTACAGTGAACATAACCTTGCTCCACCCATGTCCAACCTTCCATCAAGACCTCACCATGGCCCTCACCAACACTTCTCGGCTGGCGGCTTTGCCTCCACAGGA encodes the following:
- the LOC118412139 gene encoding uncharacterized protein LOC118412139 isoform X5 translates to MAASSQAGRRCALPVKKRQGARKVKMKDNMLRPVSLDSHEAQEIQFAYRRTCWDEKSFGYQISDIQLVENDFLQSEFLQKQHELSIEGRSPKELIEEFAFLDVSDKTKRSAVCTSGLTTALSDTANSALGEPSQGVTVWRCPDLCIQKEADGGPKNPVVAMFKIMRGRPRTVVPQSNLGLPPKPAQHFDSHVPCVVFSGAEDMTSAMQIYLYELNKVDQKPLTRPRHCCPYAIIHFKSKASQNVTTCNTKTAKVAKISRPVASISKQQQAGSGRRLIPFGEKMVTYSIAWSGTLTNKDKELGRVDFLAGQGCKVPSLGTKVLRVSAKMGLPHMKDVLPPECLKNVGSAWDKRLRHESWRYNVLVVRPVQESRDTMARFCTFLRQANSATVSTLLVSGAPAPVKIFLIPSCKFTEDLGLGFSGDHGKMFAILSYKVLPPSSTHAKQKNKKVSKEKTGKPLTEKQPHSPDYMDIDFPHDDYEVDDQVPSLVDSFNTNVFTSVFNLGKPAQKETDPIGGNKQNKGSAIADGPQAGSKVKESVQQPFRDISSGAIPNVEGSGRQRNGVLEQSNFADDTSMGSHRTSESTSHVLNPVDNAIPVDPRLARRRQPSSESNTSSIENRTPPIETPQSPDSITLTNPERDFLQSAVSHVSSVKDLDAASGSMQKAATSNLVEQPEIPLVRKSPNAVVTTKDEQSIQQQVLDETIKSSNEARKMGMKPSTQACLPRKRPVRGIFAHLKNKGPSHSKTSSLHLDTDLETVDLATTQRPRGSGIPFGSALKITVKNQNVLKQKNTECDTEEKRIKKLKTDDSHRHGGEDTQMLKPSPTKQAGDNYDNVMMELDSDTNEPREQKQEERDRMDKCEDVQQQNGVGTTEEVKNKGDSSKQSKEETGEKDSATKADGQDRKKTDTERAGTLIVPTHHRYNRGDSFYRANLIRNPWLDDNDELMQYRHVVPKGATNISPPRKGGGRENGGKKEDDNNQQEKIQHPGQHQQKGELEIHHGRGHFPPSGKHKAATGSSECNMKETFSGSSKVLQQEDVKDTQKKEAEDVTNGVEEKNESQMEPDGQQKGARSSGSSRTFSRSRSKSKSLSVSRTRSRSRSQSRGRNRTRSRYRRNRSIKSRSRSPRRSPRRSPRRTRSRSKSRLRDRSRSKSSDSAQDTKSDVKAIPRARRSGISVPGKNVFSGSRMKINSPYRRRRPERRKRSSSSSSSDSGERPRQSHRGRYNQVDRQRSSHVRRNKAKRSCRSSDRRSSRDEDSSASSPERRSSKRQRGSRSNRSSDSNSNDWRDVTKSDGPQEEQGSEKKHNTEGKGKSRKATNPSNLVKKHLKKEVGDSNHCSEEKKQMSKERVDLVKRVLFLTTGKVVKFNQTDRLHMHLFHLSLEGLQQEARRLAINKGLGEDWLREEFQPGLDEGGSPSQDLIAKHTSTMTREALIFEIRQLTKELNLNTQSYSSIIFRKMNRKELIASLEEVRTLKREILAISSPQSTTKASGMLTVRKEATKMSTDSTGFDDNSGRSLPQRQGDALVKVIKDSVGVPFNTDIGEETQKQLMIKTTDDLHAEATVNVPQESQTDPRSKYQLDVRMVGMQKSNARSENRSEVWKTETPVDMTMTRSLEDRRSGSMQGREVHVEAVVAKETSLQALTDAMPVKQAWSAPQPISPTPGNLALQCSDIPQGGISQASCSTGVGNEALKKAPAMASHREKCLDCSAQPEQTPVKMAEQQQGKTPSSSITATSVGEDWVPADPRLRSMVQQEVGEVTGSGQGGGDGDISCESAVGSAPCVRRNLLENELSDAVVGPGKDGGAIFSPCDTTSGSGENSPEERQLMVPRGDGGFPGDVLIPTHEGLGPVSPEGSDRELYQEKDSALKTKGQPEKSSVRNGNSQISPPVRNASVVDYGQSMQDKVPLFLRDKVGLNPRCYPVEQPEWGQKLPTHDQDRGHRYGPPPVRSQVRPGQDSSLKAHVFPRPRGHQHSVSGPVQFRKPGPPHVHPSPRMPYGFQQRSTPPTRLPPPQYPLQQTCPSQPPQSSPPTRQPPPHYPSQQISPSGPPHPSPPRRLPPPHYPPQQTSPSRPPHPSPPRRLPPHQQTSPSRHPPSPCRPSPLSPRRGCSQTPPRPPMSNLLPRPHRGPPQHFSAGGFASTRQHDKDAEVNNNNYADDFQYEYSEHNLAPPMSNLPSRPHHGPHQHFSAGGFASTGQHDKDAEVNDNYASDFRHDYSEHNLAPPSYPAQGRGMVRGCSRGGGRGQPYPNPARGRAGRGGYTSHGRCPQRGRGGIRGRGFMAGAVHGRGRAQPAW